AACCGCCCGACACCCTGACGACGGAGGATCTCGTCAGCGTTTCCATGCAAGTGGCAAGCGGTATGACGTATCTCAGCGAACGTCACTACGTCCATCGCGACTTGGCGACGAGAAActgtctcgtcggcggcgaattGATCGTCAAAATTGCCGACTTCGGCATGTCGCAGGACATCTACAGCACCGATTATTATCGCGTCGGCGATCACGCGATGCTGCCCGTTCGCTGGATGCCGCCCGAGGCGATTATCTACGGTAAGTTCACcgtcgagagcgacgtctggtcgttcggcgtcgtcatgTGGGAGGTGTTCACCTACGCAATGCAACCCTATTATGGACTTTCGAACGAAGAGGTCGTCGAGCGCGTGCGACGCGGTTCGACGCTCGAACGGCCCGACAATTGTCCCGGCGAGATCTACGACATGATGAAACGATGCTGGATCAAGGAGCCGTTCAATCGGCCCGCTTTCGCCGTTCTTGAGCATTATCTTCGCAAGTGGCTTGAGGGTTCGCGCGAAGTCATATCGCCCGGTCCGCTCATGACGGCGCCGGCCGCCGTCGTGCCCAATCCCTATCAAAATTTGAAAACCATTCGAGCGTTTGCGTCGTCGGACGGTCCGGACAACGGAGCGGCGGCAGCTAACTACGATCGTCCCGGACCTGCTCGTTTGGCGTATGACAACAGCGCTGACGACGAGatgccaccgccgccgccgccggatgATGTGGACGCGTTGCCGCCACCGTCGCCTATGTCAGAGGCACTCAGTCCACAGAAGGGAAATGGATTTCTTGATGGTTCCTCGTACCATCCGGAATACCCTAACTACGCTCGGCCAAAAAGCGGGGGAAATCCCTCGCCACTACTGCAGCAAGATCGATCTGAGACAgtcgtttaattaatgcgACCGTGTAATGCgcacttttttttctaaggggAGGGGTGTTTGTTTAGGTCAGTGGTTTTtacctgtagtacttgtGTAGGATAGGGTTTCCGCAGACGTCCATTTTAGTTGCGCAATAAACCTATTAGCTGGTCACATGTATTCGGTTATAGGATTTATTGGGTATacccggaagtaaaccggaaGTTGAAAATTCCGCGCGGGTCTTCCGTCCTTGTGCTGTCCACCTGCACAGACCGCGAGGGCCCGTACAGGCTTCAATTGGGCGGGGGTCAACCTCActactcccccgtcggagttagagcctgtttagtctcccggctcggacgcctgggactGGCAGGACTCAGATGTGAGTGCTGCCAGCCTgattccagggggaccgctattgtaacccaccgcgtcttgcccaagtggggtggccGTTTATCACTCATAccactggagtaggggattgaatcccctgcgttTGAGCCACGTTTAACCTCTCGGGCTCaagagttgggccggttttatttagtctcacctcggggcccggAGGTGAATGAAGGAAGACACGGGAAAGCTCTTCGTCCATAAGACAACTAAAGCAGCTCCAATACTTTTATTGAGTCAGAGGGCGTtacctttaattaaagactGTGCGCTTCTTATTGAAGTGAAATTCTCTGAAGCTGGCTGAGACTGCATTCGTAAACGACAAGAAAACTCCAGAAATATTCTCGAGTTCCACCCACGCCGACTCTCTAATGTAAAAAACAATACCGTCAGATTAGCTAAGAAAGGATGCCAAGATAAAATACATACATTTGTTCAATTATGTTCAAATTTATCTAATCCATTTGTCACCGTCTCTGGGTAAGTTCGACAAAAACGTGGACAACATTTCGCCCTAAGCGCTTGCGCTGTCGCCAAAGCAAAGGAGACTATTTTCATAACATTATCATGGACAAAGAAGCGTCGCAAGTAGCGCTATTTGCAAACGTTGCTCGTGCCAGTACCTGCTTGGTCCATTGCGCACGTAAATGCGTCCCGTCTGGTAATATTCTCGTACGATCCCCTCTTTGCGCGTGGAGATAGCGCTGGAGGACAATGCGGCGTTGCAGAAAAACGCGTGCTCTTTTGTGTGATACGGGAATTGCATGTACTAAATAAAATAGGAAGTACAGTATTGTTTTTCATCAAACTACTCTGGCCTGATTATAAGATTTAGAAATTGGAGGCGTACCGTTCAATAGCGCTCGCCTTCGTTCTTGCTGAAGCCAGTAGAGCATTTCCGTTTTGTCGAGACGCAGTTTTTCCATATAAGGGCGTCCCTGTAAGAAGACGATATTGAGCTACAGTACGTCTATTTCTAACATCCTACTCACTTCAAACGTAATGCAGTCTCCAAGCTTTTGTTGAGCAGTCACCACGGCTTCAGTAACAACGGCTTCGATTGTCTCCAGTCGCTGGAAAAAAATGActagaaaatattttacttTCATCCATTTCTTACTCTGTGTATCTTTCCTCTTGCCGTTGCTTCGGCCAGCCGCGTCGCCGAATTGCCTTCCGACCCTACGGAAATATTTGCacgagaatttttcaatgctGTCGACGAACCTCTCGTGAAAAATCGGTGCGGATTGGACGCCGTTCTCTCAAAGGCTTCCAGTTCGGCTATGACAGCCTCTCGCTTCGTAATCGCGTCCACGCACGCTTCCCACAGGCAAAGCGCCTGCGAAAACGACTATATCATTTCTAATAaagtgatttttttctgaatgaACCTGATCGAGATGACCCCTCTTGTCAAGCGTGCTGTATTTAATTGCCATGTCGAGTCTTTGTTTCTCGGGCATCTTCAGTGCCTTCCAAATGAACTCGAAGCGTTCTTGCTCCCTCACAACATCTAATTCCTATgtacgaagaaaaacaatacaAGTACTAGGATATGTAAGTTATAAATATTTCGCACCTTGTGAATGTCAGTGATCTCTTCCACTTCTTGATCCGAACTTTGTGAATCGCCTAAATGCAATGCATTGTCTCGTTGTGTGGATCGCATGGGTCTTTCACTGTGCCTCGTAGTTCGGGATCTTCTCCCAGACCTCCCATCGCCACCGTATTCACATTCCACATTCCTCCCTTGAAGGcctgcttcttttctctcagtcgcttcatcttctcttttctctctcttttagaaAGGCGTGACGCGCGAGTATAGACGTTCTCCCAAATAAACGACGCACCTTtccttcgcctttttcttcctctccaCGGCCTCCTGTTCGGCCGCTCTCTCCTCGTCCTCCGAATCGGTTCCCTCGGAGTCGTACAGATGAAATATGTGATGCAAAAAGTCAGAATCCTGCAAGACCCCGCAAATTAGAAAACGGCGTCGCTACGtcacgaaaaaaaacaacgacgCACTTTTCTAGCAGCAAATTTCAAGTAGTCTTCAGTATCAATAGTAGATCGCCACCACGTCAGCCAATACTCGTACTGCCTCGTTGCTCTCATAACGTCAGAAGGTAAAGGCCCAGACGTAGATCGTCCAGCCTAGAGCGCAGACCCGATTAAAGGATAGCGTACACTATTTATAGTGGTACCCTACCAAAAGTTCAGCGGGTATGGGACCTTGATACTGATTACtaaaaattttgatttttcgcaGATGTTGCAAGAAAGtgtctcgttcttttctcacCTCAAGATCCATTCTTCTTGACCTTTGACTTTCCACGGCGGCTGACTCGCTTTTCGAAGCGTCTCGTTGATGATTCGCTGACTACGACGATGACGCAAGCcaaacgacgtcagcgtAGAATCGACGTCCTTCGACGATAAGGAGGCGCACACTTCGACTATGGGATCCTAAAGAGACgttatataataataattattattattataattattaattaatattattattattattattattattattacttgATCATAGAAGAGATGCTCGTCTTCGACTGTCTGCCAGATTTCGTCGTAAACCTCTTTTACTTCTTGACCGCGATAGAGATTTCGGTCCATCCACTTCGCCTCGGACGGATCAACCTGAATATAGTCGTGTCATATACCGGAGAGAACGCAtttgcttcgtttcttttactTCTCCTGCGAGTTCGTTGTAGGCAGGCGGGAGCGGATGCAACGTGAGACACGTGCGCGGTTTTCGTTCCGAGATTCGAGCGGCAgacgttcgaacgacgtcgaccgcTTTGTACTGGGACAATAGTACGTAATATATGACCTCTATAACGCAATCATACTTACCATTGACGGAATCCGAGTTGTTATCACTGCGGGTTGACTTGGAAGTTCGGCAGTACTGACGCAACTACTATTAAAAAAATGTCATATAATGCCTATTGAACGACAATGATTCGCTTGACCTTTCTCGTTCATCTGGTTCGTTGTttgacttcgtcgacgccgattctTCTTCCGACTTCTTTCTACTGTTCTGCACTCGTTTACGAGGATGCCAGCGATTGATTGCCTAACGAAGACGTCTGTGTTTGCTTATAGAGTGTGGcactcgttctctttctcaccTGCAACAGAGGCGGCAAATCATCGCCATCCTCGGCAAATTCGTCCTAAAGGAAGAACCGTGAGGGGGGGGCAGGGgtagaataaatttcgcacaAAAAATCGCACCTGCAGCGTATTTATTTGACGCTGGATCACCAGTCGTTTCAAATCTTCGGCAGCAGTCAATCTGACGTTCAACaatctaaacaaaaaaaagaggttAGAAGTGAAAAGCAGAGAACCAGACGGATTACGTGTCTGAAGAAGAATCAGTTGGCATTTCTCTTGTCAGCTATGAGAAAAAGTCACATACGTTCAGCTGcccgttcttcttcttctacctGTGATGGCTCAAGGCTCTTCCATCGCTTTATAGCAGTGCAAGTCAGTGCTAAATTGTGGCGTTACAGCTAAGGGCCTAGACACTGGACTAGTGTACCGCTGGTCCGCTCTCTCAAACATGGCATTGACTTTGATTTTCCAAGCTTGCATACACATCTGATATCAATAGGAAAAATCTGAGGTAAATCAAAAAGCTCACCAATTGCTTTGCTGAACGCGTTGTATCAGAGCGTTGGCTGTCGGCTCTCCTAACAATAATTATGACGTAAGATATACGAATATCAGCGTTTTATTCGTTTTGCACATTGCAGCTGATTTCTGACTATGGCGACTTGTCAGGGAAGGCTCTCGAAGCATCACTATGGCACAGCTACATGTACGCCAATTCGAATTTGAAGGAATTTACCCTGTTCTCTGATTTGGTTGATGTATTCCGGTTGCTGATCTAAgaattcttttgttttaCGTGAGACTGTTGGCATCTTTTGATTTAACTGTATGATATGCACTTAGTTTCGTTGTGGAAACGTTCTTAGTTTTAAAAGTCTTACTTCTTTTAGTTCGCGATTGATGCGCCGTTTCTCCAATTGTTCTGGAAGAGAAACTAAAGGCCTGGAAGAGTGAGCCTGCGAAGGAATTTATATGGAATCGCTGTTAGTTCTCCTTCTATGGAGTTCTTACGGTCAATCTGTGAGTTGTGAAAGAGAAATCTGCTGCGGGAGAACGCATTTTTTCCAGCGCGCGTCTTCGGATAGACAAGACATTGAGcctgaaggaaaaaaacgcaATTGACGCGCGCTGGGTAGTCTGGGTATTCTCGGCgttgaagaaacgacgttgTAGGTACAGGTACAGGAAATTGGTTTAcgcaaaagcaaaaaacaaaaaaaagaaaaatgtgGAATGTCCGTCGAGACGGATTCGAACCGCCGACCTGAGGATAACGGCCCTATCCGGGCTTTTGCCAACTACAGTCCCCCGCTCTACCAACTGAGCTATCGACGGGTCCACGCAAACAGGTCGCAAACACGGCTATAAATAcccggtgtatatattccggtggtggcggtgtacgtacgtactccgccggcaggcggtgtatatattccggcaggcggtgtacgtactccgccggcaggcggtgtatatattccggcaagcggtgtacgtactccgccggcaggcggtgtatatattccggcaagcggtgtacgtactccgccggcaggcggtgtatatattccggaaggcggtgtatatattccggcaggcggtgtatatattccggcaggcggtgtatatattctggcaggcggtgtatatattcctgcagccggtgtacgtactccgccagcaggcggtgtatatattccggcaagcggtgtacgtactccgccgacaggcggtgtatatattccggaaggcggtgtatatattctggcaggcggtgtatatattacggcaagaggtgtacgtactccgccggcagggggtgtatatattccggcaagcggtgtacgtactccgcaggcaggcggtgtatatattccggcaggcggtgtatatattccggaaggcggtgtatatattctggcaggcggtgtatatattccggcaggcggtgtacgtactccgccggcaggcggtgtatatattccggcaggtggtgtacgtactccgctggcaggcggtgtatatattccggcaggcggtgtatatattacggcaggcggtgtacgtactccgccggcaggcggtgtatatattcctgcaggcggtgtacgtactccgccggcaggcggtgtatatattcctgcaggcggtgtacgtactccgccggcaggcggtgtatatattccggcaggcggtgtatatattccggcaggcggtgtacgtactccgccggcaggcggtgtatatattccggcaagcggtgtagatattccggcaagcggtgtacgtactccgccggcaggcggtgtatatattcctgcaggcggtgtacgtactccgccagcaggcggtgtatatattccggcaggcggtgtacgtactccgccggcaggcggtgtatatatcccggcaggcggtgtatatattccggcaagcggtgtatatattacggcaggcggtgtatatattccggcaagcggtgtacgtactccgccggcaggcggtgtatatattccggcagggGCACGCGACAGCCCCAACTTACTTCCTATTCGCTTCAACAGCAATTTGGGCCTTCAATCGACTTGCATTAGCCGTCGTGTTAAAAACCATGCGAGCAGTCAATTCTAcgtatatattctggcaggcggtgtatatattccggcaggcggtgtataaattacggcaggcggtgtatatattccggcaggcggtgtatatattccggcaggcggtgtacgtactccgccggcaggcggtgtatatattccggtgagcggtgtacgtactccgccggcaggcggtgtatatattcctgcaggcagtgtacgtactccgccagcaggcggtgtatatattccggcaagcggtgtacgtactccgccggcaggcggtgtatatattccggcaggcggtgtatatattacggcaggcggtgtatatattccggcaggcggtgtatatattctggcaggcggtgtatatattacggcaggcggtgtatatattccggcaggcggtgtatatattccggcaggcggtgtatatattctggcaggcggtgtatatatttcggcaggcggtgtatatattctggcaggcggtgtatatattacggcaggcggtgtatatatcctggcaggcggtgtatatattccggcaagcggtgtacgtactccgccggcaggcggtgtatatattccggcaggcggtgtatatattccggcaggcggtgtatatattctggcaggcggtgtatatattccggcaagcggtgtacgtactccgccgagaggcggtgtatatatcccggcaggcggtgtatatattccggcaggcggtgtatatattctggcaggcggtgtatatattacggcaggcggtgtacgtactccgccggcaggcggtgtatatattccggcaagcggtgtacgtactccgccggcaggcggtgtatatattccggcaggcggtgtatatattacggcaggcggtgtatatattctggcaggcggtgtatatattacggcaggcggtgtatatattctggcaggcggtgtatatattccggcaagcggtgtacgtactccgccgacaggcggtgtatatatcccggcaggcggtgtatatattccggcaggcggtgtatatattccggcaagcggtgtacgtactccgccgacaggcggtgtatatatcccggcaggcggtgtatatattccggcaggcggtgtatatattccggcaagcggtgtacgtactccgccggcaggcggtgtatatattccggcagggGCACGCGACAGCCCCAACTTACTTCCTATTCGCTTCAACAGCAATTTGGGCCTTCAATCGACTTGCATTAGCCGTCGTGTTAAAAACCATGCGAGCAGTCAATTCTACGTACGAAACAACTCAAAACGGAGAAGATCCAGAAGGATTTCGCATAATACCAGGAACTTTACTCGTGAAAGATTCAAATAGCCCGACTGCAGTACTCAAAAAAGTCACCGCAACGCACCTAAAAGTAACAGCAAACAAAAAGGAAGCAAGTGAAAAATTTTTATGTACCTGTGATACTCCAAATTTTCATCCTGCGTCTAAAATAAATCGTTcaatataaaaaaaacgaaatgacGGCTCAACGTGTACCAAAAGAGGATGATCGACTCGTTTTTCTAACTGAGGCCAATATCGAACCACTTCGCCGACTAGAATATCGGCCTAGAGAAAAAGCTGTAGCCTCTCCGCGAAGCCCTGTGCTTTTTTATTCGTACAAATGTCTCCTGATCTTGTACGGAAAGTCCCGGCGCGTTTGGTTTGGGTTGAATACGTGGCAGAAGAATCTCGAGCAAGCTTGCGAACGTCTTCGGTGCCGACCGGACCGTTTTCTGGCGAGGAAAAGATGAGACGTCGCGAAAGGAGACAATTCTAGTACATTTATCGGCGATAGTGGACGagactcttcttcttccgtaGACGTATTAACTAAAGACAAACGGAATGAGTCTCTATAGTGCTGAATCGGGCATTCTTTACCGTCCATCGGTCAAACGGGTACGGGACCTTGGAGCCGTTGCTAGGGACACTCTGTCAGAGTGTATTCTACGTCTACGTCCAGGGATAAAACGTGCAATGCATTAAAATTCCAAGAACGCAGTATGTTACAAAGTAAATACTCACGACTTTGCTACTCTTTCCTTCACCCAGACTGTTGGGCTGCATCAAGTACGATGCATACCAGTAAATTGCCGGCGAGGCAGAAAAGCAAAATCTAGTCAAAACCTGTACAAAGAAAGTTAACTGAATTTCTTCAAGTCATAGTAGCTATCTGTAAAACCTGAATATGCATTGATGTTGCTCCAAATATGGCAATGAAAGCCAGATGAGCGACATAGGGAAATGCATAAGAGCTCCAAAGTCCTTTTTGGTTTTCCGATTTCCATCTTGCAAAAAATTGTCCGACATAGCCGAcagcaagaagaaaaaccgGCAAAGCCAGCAAAAAATTCGGAATCTGCTTCACTTCAAAATACCTCAAAAACCCAATATTCCAATAATGCTGCTGAATAAACGAATAGGACAAAGGAAGTCTCCACGAGCACCAAGGCCTCGCATCATCACTAGCACACAAAACGTAATAGCCGTAGGCTTGATAAGCCAGAAAAGGAAGGACAGATAATCCgcacagaagaaaaacttTGAGACCTCGCTTCAAGAGGTCCTGTCGACTCGACCCTTTTAATATGCAGTAGGCCAAGATGCCGGCATTGAGTATCCCATTCGATCGCAGGGCGCACGTCAGCGCGACGGCTACGGTGGCAAATCCGTACAACTCTCGTCTCATCAGCCACATGgccaagaaagaaaaagcgacgaacgGAGCTTCGGTGTACATAACGCACATGAAAACCGACGCAGGATTGAAACAGAACAACAGCGCGGCCCGATAGGCGTCCGAGCGCGAAccgagcgcgtcgacgccgagcaAATAGAGAAAGGAAGCGGCCAacggaaaaaagacgaaactAAGTCCCACGGACGTCAAGAGAACGATCTCTCGATTCGATATCGATCCGATTAATCGGATTGGTCGCAGAACGGTTTGCGATACGAAGCGCGTCGCTTTggggagaagaggaaagaaggCCATCGATTGTTCGTACTGATaaccgtcgtcggcgatcgtcgcAAAATATTCGGCGTCCCATTTGACGCCGAAGCGTAGGaacgaaagcgtcgacgtcgggcAGTGGCCGTCGCTcggtcgtcgcgtcgacgtacACGCTGATGTGTCGTAGTCCGGCAAGAGCGTCGTTAGAAGCTGTTAGGACCCCTATTGGTTGCGTTTCGTGGAAGCTGAAGGACTTACCTGCAAAACTAAGAATGCCAGGCGGCATTGGCATGCGAATTTAGCGACGGAAACGCACGTTTTCCAGTCGTTCACCATTCCAACGTCCCGTAGGATGGATGCGTGATActtattgattgattattGATCTACTGAACGCAACAGTTTACAACTGATTCAGAATCTACTCTGACGGTTCCTTGAAGAACTTGATTTGCGACGGCACGAGCGAGATAGCTCGTCGTTCCCCCTCTTTCATACGGCGGAACGTTGTAGAAGTGAGTCAAAACTTTggtctaaagaaaaacataaATTTATCACAacgtttaattaagaaatCTCAAGTGTTACCTTAGAAAGACCTTTGTAATGAGAATTGTCATTTGCATATAGAGTTAGTGCTTCGCCAATCAGCTTGTACGTAGTCAAAGTGAGTAATAGATAAGAAATACATTTTCCTTACTTCATCCAAGTCAATAGCGGCTCGAAATTCAACTTCGGCGTTTCTTTGAAGTACGGTGTAAATTACGATGAGAAGCTGCAaccaaattttaattttgcaaaaaaaacgaccAGCTACCTTCCTCAAAGTCCCACCTCCACAACGA
The Oscarella lobularis chromosome 3, ooOscLobu1.1, whole genome shotgun sequence DNA segment above includes these coding regions:
- the LOC136184323 gene encoding GPI mannosyltransferase 2-like, giving the protein MVNDWKTCVSVAKFACQCRLAFLVLQLLTTLLPDYDTSACTSTRRPSDGHCPTSTLSFLRFGVKWDAEYFATIADDGYQYEQSMAFFPLLPKATRFVSQTVLRPIRLIGSISNREIVLLTSVGLSFVFFPLAASFLYLLGVDALGSRSDAYRAALLFCFNPASVFMCVMYTEAPFVAFSFLAMWLMRRELYGFATVAVALTCALRSNGILNAGILAYCILKGSSRQDLLKRGLKVFLLCGLSVLPFLAYQAYGYYVLCASDDARPWCSWRLPLSYSFIQQHYWNIGFLRYFEVKQIPNFLLALPVFLLAVGYVGQFFARWKSENQKGLWSSYAFPYVAHLAFIAIFGATSMHIQVLTRFCFSASPAIYWYASYLMQPNSLGEGKSSKVVSIYFVTYCVLGILMHCTFYPWT
- the LOC136184314 gene encoding coiled-coil domain-containing protein 87-like is translated as MVFNTTANASRLKAQIAVEANRKLNVLSIRRRALEKMRSPAADFSFTTHRLTAHSSRPLVSLPEQLEKRRINRELKELNQKMPTVSRKTKEFLDQQPEYINQIREQVMLREPSLTSRHSQKSAAMRADSQRSDTTRSAKQLLGKSKSMPCLRERTSALTCTAIKRWKSLEPSQLTREMPTDSSSDTLLNVRLTAAEDLKRLVIQRQINTLQDEFAEDGDDLPPLLQAINRWHPRKRVQNSRKKSEEESASTKSNNEPDERESSCVSTAELPSQPAVITTRIPSMYKAVDVVRTSAARISERKPRTCLTLHPLPPAYNELAGEVDPSEAKWMDRNLYRGQEVKEVYDEIWQTVEDEHLFYDQDPIVEVCASLSSKDVDSTLTSFGLRHRRSQRIINETLRKASQPPWKVKGQEEWILSNQYQGPIPAELLAGRSTSGPLPSDVMRATRQYEYWLTWWRSTIDTEDYLKFAARKDSDFLHHIFHLYDSEGTDSEDEERAAEQEAVERKKKAKERERKEKMKRLREKKQAFKGGMWNVNTVAMGGLGEDPELRGDSQSSDQEVEEITDIHKELDVVREQERFEFIWKALKMPEKQRLDMAIKYSTLDKRGHLDQALCLWEACVDAITKREAVIAELEAFERTASNPHRFFTRGSEGNSATRLAEATARGKIHRRLETIEAVVTEAVVTAQQKLGDCITFEGRPYMEKLRLDKTEMLYWLQQERRRALLNVHAIPVSHKRARVFLQRRIVLQRYLHAQRGDRTRILPDGTHLRAQWTKQRKRLGRNVVHVFVELTQRR